The window TAATGACCGGAAGCTCCAGCTTTTCAAAGAAAATGCGCTGTAGCTGCTTAGTCGAGCCTAAATTAAACTCTTCTCCGGCAATATCGAACGCTTTTTTCTCAAGCTCTGCCAGCTTTTCAGTAATTTCCTGGCTTTGTTTGCCCAGTAAATTAGCGTCTATGCGCACACCATACTGCTCCATATCGCACAGCACAGAGATAAGCGGCACCTCGATATCGGTTAAAACACTTTGTAGCTCGCTGCCCGTTTCCTCCACTTTTTTCCAAAGCACCTCATGCAGACGTAAAGTAATGTCAGCGTCTTCAGCGGCATAAGGTGCGGCCTTTTCAAGCTCAATTTGGTTGAAGGTCAGCTGCTTCGCACCTTTACCGGCGATGTCTTCGAAGCTAATGGTTTTATGGTTTAAATAATGTAGGCTTAGAGTGTCCATATCATGACGCGCGCCGACGCTGTTAAACACATAAGACGCCAGCATGGTGTCATTTAAAATACCGCTCAACCGAATGCCGTATCGACGCAAAATATGCGCATCGTATTTTAAATTCTGACCCACCTTTTTCGGGCTGTCTTTCTCTAAAATTGGTTTTAGTTTTTTCAGCAACCAATCGCGACCAACCTGCTCAGGGGCGTCCATGTAATCATGTCCCACCGGGATGTAAACCGCTTTACCCGGCTCGATTGCTAAAGACACGCCAACCAGCTCAGCCTGCATATAATTCAAGCTAGTGGTTTCAGTATCAAATGCCACAAAATCCGCGTCAGAAAGCCCATTGAGATAGTCTTCTACGTCTTTTTCGGTTTGTAACGTTCGGTAGCCTTCTGAGGAAATATCGCTACTGACCTTATCAGAACTTTCTTCACCTAGCGCCTGATCAGTCGCGGCGCCCTGTTCCATAAGCTCGCCTAACCAGCGACGAAATTCACACTGACCATAAAGCTCAGCTAACTTTTCTGCATCTGCCGGCTGAATATGGAGATCATCCGGGTGCATGGGCAGCTCGACATCGAGCTTTATGGTGGCCAACTCACGCGACATCAGCAATTGATCTTTATACTCACGAAGCTTGTCCGGCATCGACTTAGCACCGCGGAATGATAACGATGTTACCGCGTCGATATCGTCGTAAATTTTATCAATACTGGGTATGCCCTGAAGCATCGCCTGAGCGGTCTTCTCACCGACCTTAGGCAAGCCAGGAATGTTATCTGAGCTGTCGCCCATGAGCGCCAGGTAATCAATAATTTGCTGAGGCTTAACACCAAACTTCTTCTCAACCCCCTCGGTATCCATGAGTGTATCGGTCATGGTGTTTATCAGCATAACGTGGTCATTCACCAGCTGCGCCATGTCTTTATCGCCCGTGCTGATGAGCGTAAAACGGCCCTGATCGCCAGCCTGTTGAGCCAATGTACCAATAACGTCATCGGCCTCGACACCGTCAATGCACAATAGCGGCAGGCCCATTGCTTTAACGATATTGTGGAGCGGCTCTATCTGGCTTCTGAGATCATCCGGCATTGGCGGTCTGTGCGCTTTGTATTCGTCATAGATATCGCTTCGGAAGGTTTTACCTTTCGCGTCAAACACAACGGCCATGTGCGAGGGTTGGTATTTTTTCAACAGGCTACGAAGCATGTTTACCACACCGTATATCGCGCCGGTTGGTTCACCATTGGAGTTAGTTAAGTGTGGCGGCGCATGAAATGCACGGAATAAATACGATGAGCCATCAACAAGAATAAAAGGGTTCTTAGGAACGGTTGCCGACATAGGTTTTGTGTCCGATTAAACATTTCCTAATAGGATGCCACATCTGGCGGTTTCACACCACTGAACAGCCTGTGTGTAAGCTGTGGATATGTTTGTTGACAACGATCTATTCCACAGTCAGAAAACAAAGTTTCCCCGTGTCTTTAAATATAGCTAACTTGTTGATACTGATGGGTTTAAAACGGCAGGTACCCTAGCTTACCTTATTATTTTTATTGCTAAAGTTTCACTGTGGAAACTTATTGATTTGGTGTTCAGTAGGACTGAAAAAACTTTCCCAAACCGGTCAAACAGACTACCACAAAATTCGGGATGATCTACTACCAAAATCCATTTTTTTATATTCTTTTGTTCGGTAATTTTTCGGCTTTATAAAAGTTTTTCTAAACCACTTAAAAATCAGTGGGTTCAGACCCGTATTTTGGACATAACAAAGGTGGTATCGGGTCGCTCCCCACCCATCCACAATTGATAAGAGGAAGCCGCCTGCTCAATCAACATTCCCAATCCATCCGCACGGCTTTTAATGCCAGCCCTTTCTAGTTGCTTAAGAAAATGAGTGGCGTTATCGCTGTACATTAAGTCATAGCCCCATGCATCGTCAGCAAAATTCTGCGGCAACGGAATGTCTATATTATGAAGACTGCTGCTGGTGGCATTTACGACTGCATCAACCTTTTCATTAATACTGTCGGCATTTGATACAACCTGAATATTCTCGGCACCGGGAACGCTCAAGTCGACAAGCAGCTGCTTAAGCGCCTGGGCTTTCTCCAACGTTCGGTTAACC is drawn from Idiomarina piscisalsi and contains these coding sequences:
- the polA gene encoding DNA polymerase I, which translates into the protein MSATVPKNPFILVDGSSYLFRAFHAPPHLTNSNGEPTGAIYGVVNMLRSLLKKYQPSHMAVVFDAKGKTFRSDIYDEYKAHRPPMPDDLRSQIEPLHNIVKAMGLPLLCIDGVEADDVIGTLAQQAGDQGRFTLISTGDKDMAQLVNDHVMLINTMTDTLMDTEGVEKKFGVKPQQIIDYLALMGDSSDNIPGLPKVGEKTAQAMLQGIPSIDKIYDDIDAVTSLSFRGAKSMPDKLREYKDQLLMSRELATIKLDVELPMHPDDLHIQPADAEKLAELYGQCEFRRWLGELMEQGAATDQALGEESSDKVSSDISSEGYRTLQTEKDVEDYLNGLSDADFVAFDTETTSLNYMQAELVGVSLAIEPGKAVYIPVGHDYMDAPEQVGRDWLLKKLKPILEKDSPKKVGQNLKYDAHILRRYGIRLSGILNDTMLASYVFNSVGARHDMDTLSLHYLNHKTISFEDIAGKGAKQLTFNQIELEKAAPYAAEDADITLRLHEVLWKKVEETGSELQSVLTDIEVPLISVLCDMEQYGVRIDANLLGKQSQEITEKLAELEKKAFDIAGEEFNLGSTKQLQRIFFEKLELPVIKKTPKGAPSTAEEVLHELAHDYPLPDVILQHRSLSKLKSTYTDKLPKMINPETGRVHTSYQQAVAATGRLSSTDPNLQNIPIRTAEGRRVRQAFVPEDGYKIVAIDYSQIELRIMAHLSQDKSLLNAFAEGLDIHRATAAEVFGCKTEDVTGEQRRQAKAVNFGLIYGMSAFGLARQLGIARNDAQHYMDKYFERFPGVLRYMEDTRKQAKDQGYVKTLFGRRLPLPDIKASNGARRKGAERAAINAPMQGTAADIIKKAMLQVAGWIHKNNCQDDVRMLMQVHDELVFEIKEAKLDDYIKELTAVMENAARLDVPLIAEAGKGKNWDEAH